One segment of Synechococcus sp. MU1617 DNA contains the following:
- the rplI gene encoding 50S ribosomal protein L9, whose protein sequence is MPKRVQVVLNEDVLSLGKDGDLVEVAPGYARNFLLPFGKAVPLTPAVMKQVEHRRAKEAERQAALKQEAVDFKTALSTIGRFTVKKQTGEDNVLFGTVTNGDVAEAIETATKKEIDRRDILVPEIHRTGKYTVTVKLHTEVTAEINLEVVGY, encoded by the coding sequence ATGCCTAAGCGTGTACAAGTCGTTCTGAATGAGGACGTCCTCAGCCTCGGCAAGGACGGAGACCTGGTGGAAGTGGCTCCCGGTTACGCCCGTAACTTCCTGCTGCCCTTCGGCAAAGCTGTGCCCCTCACCCCTGCGGTGATGAAGCAGGTGGAGCACCGCCGGGCCAAGGAAGCTGAGCGTCAGGCCGCCCTGAAACAGGAAGCCGTCGACTTCAAGACCGCCCTCTCCACCATTGGTCGCTTCACCGTGAAGAAGCAGACCGGTGAAGACAACGTGCTGTTCGGCACCGTCACCAACGGTGACGTGGCAGAAGCCATCGAAACCGCCACCAAGAAAGAGATCGACCGCCGCGACATCCTGGTGCCTGAGATCCACCGCACCGGTAAGTACACCGTGACGGTGAAGCTGCACACCGAAGTCACCGCTGAGATCAACCTGGAAGTGGTCGGCTACTGA
- a CDS encoding NADPH-dependent FMN reductase has product MPPDLIVLTASNGENLKLAERFVQAAAAQNASAELIDLTQLNLPLFTPRVKAEGPGPDLAGLHDQLHRAARWVICAPEYNGSIPPSLTNAIAWLSVTDDDFRSLFNGRPIAMATFSGGGGMELLVSLRIQLTHLGAQVVGRQLLSNHTKPAQDDSIRDLVQRLLQMSLLEL; this is encoded by the coding sequence ATGCCCCCTGATCTCATTGTTCTGACAGCGAGCAATGGCGAGAACCTCAAGCTGGCGGAACGCTTCGTGCAGGCCGCTGCGGCTCAAAACGCCAGCGCCGAACTGATCGACCTCACGCAGCTCAACCTGCCTTTGTTCACGCCGCGCGTGAAGGCAGAAGGGCCAGGTCCTGACCTGGCGGGCCTGCACGACCAGCTGCACCGAGCAGCACGCTGGGTGATCTGCGCCCCGGAATACAACGGCTCGATTCCGCCGTCGCTCACCAATGCCATTGCCTGGCTCTCGGTGACGGACGACGACTTCCGATCCCTGTTCAACGGGCGGCCAATTGCCATGGCCACCTTCTCCGGAGGTGGAGGCATGGAACTGCTGGTGTCGCTGCGCATCCAGCTCACCCACCTCGGGGCTCAGGTGGTGGGACGTCAGCTGCTGAGCAACCACACCAAACCAGCGCAGGACGACAGCATCCGCGACCTGGTGCAGCGGCTGCTGCAGATGTCACTGCTCGAGCTCTGA
- a CDS encoding acyl-CoA desaturase — MAPRDPLPARQRKFKTGTTSFMLVMHVLATVALLPRFWSWQGVVAFGVLYWMTVLGVTLGLHRLVAHRSMVVPVWVERILVLMGTLACQSGPIEWVGLHRHHHRFSDQPTDHHDAGRGLWWAHSEWMLHDIPALKELDRYAGDLQCDPFYRWLDRWFLLLQIPLGLGLYWFGEAAQVHGGGIGLVLWAIPLRLVVVYHVTWLVNSATHAFGYRNFDCPDLSRNCWWVALLSFGEGWHNNHHAHPASARHGLRWFEFDLTWQHVRLLKRLGLASRIRTARYVP; from the coding sequence ATGGCACCGCGCGACCCCCTGCCGGCGCGTCAGCGCAAATTCAAGACGGGAACCACCAGCTTCATGCTGGTGATGCACGTGCTTGCAACCGTGGCGCTGCTCCCGCGCTTCTGGAGCTGGCAGGGCGTTGTGGCCTTCGGCGTTCTCTATTGGATGACGGTTCTGGGCGTCACCCTGGGCCTGCACCGTCTGGTGGCGCACCGCAGCATGGTGGTCCCGGTGTGGGTTGAGCGCATCCTGGTGCTGATGGGCACCCTCGCCTGCCAGAGCGGCCCGATCGAATGGGTGGGTCTGCATCGCCATCACCACCGTTTTTCAGATCAGCCCACGGATCACCATGACGCTGGGCGTGGCCTGTGGTGGGCCCACAGCGAATGGATGCTGCATGACATCCCTGCCCTAAAGGAACTCGACCGCTACGCCGGCGACCTTCAGTGCGACCCCTTCTATCGCTGGCTCGACCGCTGGTTCCTGCTGCTGCAAATCCCCCTGGGCCTGGGGCTCTACTGGTTCGGTGAAGCCGCCCAGGTGCATGGCGGTGGCATTGGCCTGGTGCTTTGGGCCATCCCTCTGCGCCTTGTGGTCGTCTACCACGTGACCTGGCTGGTGAATTCCGCCACCCACGCCTTCGGCTACCGCAATTTCGATTGCCCCGACCTGTCCCGCAATTGCTGGTGGGTGGCGCTGCTCTCCTTCGGTGAGGGCTGGCACAACAACCACCACGCTCATCCGGCCAGTGCTCGCCACGGTTTGCGCTGGTTTGAGTTTGATCTCACCTGGCAGCATGTGCGCCTGCTCAAGCGGCTTGGACTGGCCAGCCGGATCCGCACAGCCCGTTATGTGCCCTGA
- a CDS encoding neuromedin U — protein MAVRSLFGGLAASLLIAEAAVAQPNPITSTSRLWLEWNVTPNVQWAPGSVDPDADPDRTLNVLKLQPVFPFRLNEDWTVLTRTIFRFVSAPSASPELGMTPLGEPFVLGWNQRNRSGLSDVSPTAFFVPNLGSDWTVGVGPSLVIPAGDGPTDSGKLSVGPALLGYYHRGPWTVGARMRNIWSVAGDPERDEVHRFIAQPLIRYQFSKNWFFTSSPIISSDWTHPEGEGWTVPVGGGFGYAFKLANQPMQISLEGYYNAVKPTVAGEELLGDWTIRTQWQVLFPR, from the coding sequence ATGGCCGTGCGTTCTCTTTTCGGTGGCCTCGCAGCATCGTTGTTGATCGCTGAGGCGGCTGTTGCGCAGCCGAATCCGATCACATCAACGTCTCGGCTGTGGCTGGAATGGAATGTCACCCCCAATGTTCAATGGGCACCGGGCTCGGTTGATCCAGATGCAGATCCCGATCGCACCCTCAACGTTCTCAAGCTCCAGCCCGTCTTCCCGTTCCGTCTGAATGAGGATTGGACGGTTCTGACGCGGACGATTTTTCGCTTCGTTTCGGCGCCTTCAGCGTCCCCCGAGCTTGGCATGACGCCCCTCGGCGAACCCTTCGTCCTGGGTTGGAACCAGCGCAACCGCTCAGGCTTGTCGGATGTCAGCCCGACAGCTTTCTTTGTGCCCAACCTCGGCTCTGATTGGACCGTTGGTGTAGGGCCTTCGCTCGTGATTCCCGCAGGTGATGGCCCCACAGACAGTGGAAAGCTGTCCGTCGGACCTGCCCTCTTGGGCTACTACCACCGTGGGCCTTGGACCGTTGGCGCCAGGATGCGCAACATCTGGTCTGTTGCCGGTGATCCTGAGCGTGATGAGGTCCATCGCTTCATTGCCCAGCCTTTGATCCGCTACCAATTCAGCAAGAACTGGTTTTTCACCTCATCGCCGATTATTTCCTCCGATTGGACCCATCCGGAGGGTGAAGGTTGGACTGTTCCGGTGGGTGGTGGCTTCGGTTACGCCTTCAAGTTGGCGAACCAGCCGATGCAGATTTCATTGGAGGGTTACTACAACGCCGTGAAGCCGACGGTTGCCGGCGAGGAGCTGCTGGGCGATTGGACGATCCGCACCCAGTGGCAGGTGTTGTTTCCGCGCTAG
- the gcvP gene encoding aminomethyl-transferring glycine dehydrogenase, translating to MLNALGYSDLKEFVADVVPADILDPAPPVEALPEGCGEAEALRQLKQLSETNTLRRSLIGLGYYGTATPALIQRHVFENPAWYTAYTPYQAEIAQGRLEALLNFQTLISELTGLPIANASLLDEATAVAEAMSLSFGVCRRPEATRFLVDANVLPQTWAVLQTRAEPLGISLERIDPATAPIDASVFGVLLQLPGADGCLWDPSAVIDAAHAAGALATVAIDPLAQTLMAPVGSLGADIAVGSAQRLGVPMGFGGPHAAFFATVETYKRQIPGRLVGQSKDAEGRSALRLALQTREQHIRRDKATSNICTAQVLLAVMASFYAVHHGPDGLQAIAQRIVGLRCQLEQGLRALGYPLEVADRFDTVTVRCASAPAVHRAAAAAGFNLRVLPDGAATADATGFGISLDELSDQRELQALLALLAEACGQALPELEAEQPPSLSLPSRSQPWLSQPVFHQYRSESELMRYIQRLVSRDLSLVHGMIPLGSCTMKLNAAAELQPVSWPAFAALHPFAPADQAQGYRRLADDLEQWLAALTGFAAVSLQPNAGSQGEYAGLLVIRAWHRSRGEAHRDICLIPTSAHGTNPASAVMAGLKVVAVACDNEGNIDQQDLAAKAAQHADRLAALMVTYPSTHGVFETGIREICSVVHQHGGQVYLDGANLNAQVGLCRPGAFGADVCHLNLHKTFCIPHGGGGPGVGPIGVAAHLAPFLPGHPLQAGASSAIGPVSAAALGSASILPISWMYLRMMGAEALRQASAVALLSANYLAHRLDASYPVLFRGSTGRVAHECILDLRPLKRDAGIDVDDIAKRLMDYGFHAPTVSWPVAGTVMVEPTESESLAELDRFADALVAIREEIRAIETGSSDPQNNPLKRAPHTLAAVTADQWDRPYSRQQAAFPMEGQQESKVWPAVARIDNAFGDRNLVCTCPSVEAVAVAA from the coding sequence ATGCTGAATGCCCTTGGCTACAGCGATCTGAAGGAGTTCGTCGCTGATGTCGTGCCCGCCGACATCCTCGACCCAGCACCGCCGGTCGAAGCTTTGCCGGAGGGCTGTGGGGAGGCGGAGGCCTTGCGGCAGCTGAAGCAGTTGAGCGAGACCAACACGCTGCGCCGCTCCTTGATCGGGCTGGGTTACTACGGCACAGCAACCCCGGCCCTGATCCAGCGCCACGTTTTTGAGAATCCGGCCTGGTACACCGCCTACACCCCATATCAGGCGGAAATCGCCCAGGGTCGCTTGGAGGCCCTGCTCAACTTTCAAACCCTGATCAGTGAGCTCACGGGCTTGCCGATCGCCAACGCGTCGCTGCTGGATGAAGCCACCGCAGTTGCGGAGGCCATGAGCCTCAGCTTCGGGGTGTGCCGTCGCCCTGAGGCGACCCGGTTTTTGGTGGACGCGAATGTGCTGCCACAAACCTGGGCGGTGCTGCAGACCCGCGCCGAACCCCTTGGCATCAGCCTTGAGCGGATCGACCCGGCCACGGCCCCGATTGATGCGTCCGTGTTCGGAGTGTTACTTCAGTTGCCCGGCGCCGATGGATGCCTCTGGGATCCATCAGCCGTGATCGACGCGGCCCATGCTGCCGGTGCCTTGGCCACCGTGGCCATCGATCCTCTGGCGCAGACCCTGATGGCGCCCGTGGGATCCCTGGGGGCTGACATAGCCGTGGGCAGCGCCCAACGCCTGGGAGTGCCGATGGGTTTCGGTGGCCCCCATGCCGCCTTCTTCGCCACGGTTGAGACCTACAAGCGCCAGATCCCCGGCCGTTTGGTGGGGCAATCCAAAGATGCAGAAGGTCGCTCGGCCCTGCGCTTGGCGCTGCAAACCCGTGAGCAGCACATCCGTCGCGACAAGGCCACCAGCAACATCTGCACGGCCCAGGTGCTGCTCGCTGTGATGGCCTCGTTTTATGCGGTGCATCACGGGCCCGATGGTTTGCAGGCCATCGCCCAGCGCATTGTTGGCCTGCGCTGCCAGCTGGAGCAGGGCCTGCGAGCCCTTGGCTATCCGCTGGAGGTCGCCGATCGCTTCGACACCGTCACCGTGCGCTGTGCGTCGGCACCGGCTGTGCACCGCGCTGCAGCAGCGGCAGGTTTCAATCTGCGGGTCCTGCCCGATGGCGCAGCGACGGCGGACGCCACCGGATTCGGCATCAGCCTGGATGAGCTCTCGGATCAACGGGAGCTGCAAGCTCTCCTCGCACTGCTGGCTGAGGCTTGCGGCCAGGCGCTGCCGGAGCTTGAGGCTGAGCAGCCCCCGTCCCTCTCCCTGCCGTCACGCAGCCAACCCTGGCTGAGCCAGCCGGTCTTTCACCAGTACCGCAGCGAATCAGAGCTGATGCGCTACATCCAGCGGTTGGTGAGCCGTGATCTGTCGCTGGTGCACGGGATGATCCCGTTGGGCAGTTGCACCATGAAGCTCAATGCCGCCGCTGAGCTGCAGCCGGTGAGCTGGCCTGCGTTCGCGGCGTTGCATCCCTTTGCCCCAGCCGATCAGGCCCAGGGCTATCGCCGTCTGGCTGATGATCTGGAGCAATGGCTGGCTGCCCTGACGGGATTTGCCGCCGTGTCGTTGCAGCCCAATGCCGGTTCCCAGGGGGAATACGCAGGGCTGCTGGTGATTCGCGCCTGGCATCGCTCCCGCGGTGAGGCCCATCGCGACATCTGTCTGATCCCCACCAGCGCCCATGGAACCAATCCCGCCAGTGCCGTGATGGCCGGCCTCAAGGTGGTCGCCGTGGCCTGCGATAACGAGGGCAACATCGATCAGCAGGATCTGGCGGCCAAGGCTGCCCAGCACGCCGACCGGTTGGCGGCGCTGATGGTCACCTACCCCTCCACCCACGGCGTGTTCGAGACCGGCATCCGTGAGATCTGCTCGGTGGTGCATCAGCACGGTGGTCAGGTGTATCTCGATGGGGCCAACCTCAATGCCCAGGTGGGGCTGTGCCGTCCCGGAGCTTTCGGTGCCGATGTCTGCCACCTCAACCTGCACAAGACTTTCTGCATTCCCCATGGAGGCGGTGGTCCTGGAGTGGGGCCGATTGGTGTGGCCGCGCATCTGGCCCCCTTCCTGCCGGGGCATCCCTTGCAGGCAGGTGCCTCATCGGCCATCGGCCCTGTGTCCGCAGCAGCGCTCGGCAGCGCCAGCATCCTGCCGATCAGCTGGATGTACCTGCGGATGATGGGGGCGGAGGCCCTGCGGCAGGCCAGTGCTGTGGCGCTGTTGTCGGCCAACTACCTCGCCCATCGGCTCGACGCTTCGTACCCCGTGCTGTTCCGAGGCAGCACCGGGCGGGTGGCCCATGAATGCATCCTCGACCTGCGCCCGCTCAAACGGGATGCGGGGATCGATGTGGATGACATCGCCAAGCGTTTGATGGACTACGGCTTCCACGCGCCCACCGTCAGCTGGCCGGTGGCGGGAACGGTGATGGTGGAGCCCACCGAAAGCGAAAGCTTGGCGGAGCTGGATCGTTTTGCCGATGCCCTTGTGGCGATCCGCGAGGAGATTCGCGCCATTGAAACCGGCTCCAGCGATCCTCAGAACAACCCGCTCAAGCGTGCTCCGCACACCCTGGCTGCCGTCACAGCGGATCAATGGGACCGTCCCTACAGCCGTCAGCAGGCCGCCTTCCCGATGGAGGGGCAGCAGGAGAGCAAGGTCTGGCCCGCCGTGGCTCGGATTGACAACGCCTTTGGTGATCGCAACCTTGTATGCACCTGTCCTTCGGTGGAAGCGGTGGCAGTGGCGGCTTGA
- a CDS encoding methionine gamma-lyase family protein, whose amino-acid sequence MTSVRQVVISAFAEELIDAVARDQADLAAARTAAVGQRLQRVLEALAAERVGTQHFASLTGYGHGDQGREVVDRVFARVLGAEAAAVRLQFVSGTHAIAAALFGVLRPGDRLLSITGRPYDTLEEVIGLRGKGQGSLAEFGVAYDEIDLQPDGAVDEAALSQALEQPCRMVLIQRSCGYSWRPSVTVEQIAGLCERIHARQPDCVVFVDNCYGELVQEQEPTAVGADLIAGSLIKNLGGTIAPTGGYIAGRADLVEQSCCRLTAPGIGSEGGTGFDLQRLVLQGLFLAPQMVSEALIGADLVAGVFERLGFPVNPLPGAVRSDLIQAVRLGSPDALKVVCRAFQAMSPIGAYLDPVPASMPGYASDLVMAGGTFIDGSTSEFSADAPLREPFNLYVQGGTHRAHIRLALSRALCDLNAAGLINLPQTGTT is encoded by the coding sequence ATGACATCCGTCAGGCAAGTGGTGATCAGTGCGTTTGCAGAGGAACTGATCGACGCGGTGGCGCGGGATCAGGCCGACCTGGCTGCAGCGAGGACGGCAGCGGTGGGGCAACGCCTGCAGCGCGTGTTGGAGGCCCTGGCGGCCGAGCGCGTTGGAACCCAGCACTTTGCGTCGCTCACCGGTTATGGCCACGGGGATCAGGGCCGTGAGGTGGTGGATCGGGTCTTTGCCCGGGTGCTTGGGGCTGAAGCCGCAGCGGTGCGCCTGCAATTCGTCAGCGGCACCCATGCCATCGCCGCTGCGCTGTTCGGGGTGTTGCGGCCCGGTGATCGTCTGCTCTCAATCACGGGCCGTCCCTACGACACCCTTGAGGAGGTGATCGGTCTTCGCGGCAAGGGCCAGGGTTCCCTGGCGGAATTCGGGGTTGCCTACGACGAAATCGATCTGCAGCCGGATGGGGCGGTTGATGAGGCGGCGTTGAGCCAAGCCCTGGAGCAGCCCTGCCGGATGGTGTTGATCCAGCGCAGCTGCGGTTACAGCTGGCGTCCGTCGGTCACGGTTGAGCAGATCGCCGGGCTGTGTGAGCGCATCCATGCCCGCCAGCCCGACTGCGTTGTCTTTGTCGACAACTGCTACGGCGAATTGGTGCAGGAGCAGGAGCCAACGGCGGTTGGGGCGGATCTGATCGCTGGATCGTTGATCAAGAACCTCGGCGGCACCATTGCCCCCACTGGCGGCTACATCGCAGGACGGGCCGATCTGGTGGAGCAGTCCTGCTGCCGGCTGACGGCGCCGGGGATCGGCAGTGAGGGCGGCACGGGATTTGACCTGCAGCGGCTGGTGCTGCAGGGGCTGTTCCTGGCGCCGCAGATGGTTTCGGAGGCCTTGATTGGCGCCGATCTGGTGGCGGGGGTGTTTGAGCGGCTGGGCTTCCCCGTGAACCCGCTGCCGGGTGCGGTGCGCAGCGATTTGATCCAGGCGGTGCGGCTGGGCAGTCCGGATGCTCTCAAAGTCGTGTGCCGTGCCTTCCAGGCGATGTCGCCGATCGGGGCCTACCTCGATCCAGTGCCTGCCTCGATGCCTGGCTATGCCTCTGATCTGGTGATGGCTGGTGGAACCTTTATCGACGGCTCCACCAGTGAATTTTCGGCTGATGCGCCGCTGCGGGAACCCTTCAACCTCTATGTACAGGGCGGCACCCATCGCGCCCACATCCGCTTGGCCCTGTCCCGTGCGTTGTGTGACCTCAATGCGGCAGGACTGATCAATCTCCCGCAGACTGGGACCACCTGA
- a CDS encoding helix-turn-helix domain-containing protein translates to MGQIDSSFFSCQGLQDLFGPLSPDLVALQLSRGPLLGRLRSFHLGAIRFNLLETNRSLFLSGTRRPKPCTVAIPLEKPQATSPYRAQGIPVEWPALMGYNRHLTDFDLRLPAGAKLATIVIGKEVLLEQLDLRGGSQRTLERWESSNQLELLPELQQRLRDQLNQLIQRDAQGWNPEDPDQLIDSVIRCFEEPMARTRPIAKREARHEAAIDLLHWCSRNPMTPVSVEELSAELFQSRTSLFKGSKEHFEQTPLELQRSVRMDRVRQLLQDPARRASQGLTGVRDTAAFMGFTSRSHFARRYQEYYGEQPQDTLAKSLKGRT, encoded by the coding sequence GTGGGTCAAATCGACAGCAGCTTTTTCAGCTGTCAGGGCTTGCAGGACCTGTTTGGGCCGCTCTCCCCTGATCTGGTGGCCCTGCAGCTGAGCCGCGGACCGTTGCTGGGTCGGCTGCGCAGCTTCCATCTGGGAGCAATTCGGTTCAATCTTCTGGAAACCAACCGAAGCCTGTTTCTCAGCGGAACCCGACGGCCAAAACCCTGCACGGTGGCCATCCCTCTGGAAAAGCCCCAGGCAACATCGCCTTATCGCGCCCAGGGCATTCCCGTGGAGTGGCCGGCCTTGATGGGATACAACCGCCACCTCACTGACTTTGATCTGAGGCTGCCCGCCGGTGCCAAGCTGGCCACGATCGTGATTGGCAAAGAGGTGCTTCTGGAGCAGCTGGACCTCCGCGGCGGAAGCCAGCGCACCCTGGAACGCTGGGAGAGCAGCAATCAACTCGAACTGCTTCCAGAGCTGCAGCAACGCTTGCGCGATCAGCTCAACCAGCTGATTCAGCGCGATGCGCAGGGATGGAATCCAGAAGACCCCGATCAACTGATCGACAGCGTGATTCGCTGCTTTGAGGAACCCATGGCACGCACCAGACCGATCGCCAAACGGGAGGCACGGCATGAGGCTGCCATCGACCTGCTGCACTGGTGCTCCAGAAACCCGATGACGCCCGTCAGCGTTGAGGAGCTCAGCGCCGAGCTGTTCCAATCGAGAACATCCTTGTTCAAAGGATCCAAGGAACATTTCGAGCAGACACCGCTTGAGCTGCAACGCTCCGTGCGCATGGATCGCGTTCGACAACTGCTGCAGGACCCAGCCCGTCGTGCCAGCCAAGGCCTCACGGGTGTTAGAGATACCGCTGCATTCATGGGCTTCACCAGCCGCAGCCACTTCGCTCGCCGGTATCAGGAGTACTACGGGGAACAACCGCAGGACACCCTCGCCAAGAGCCTGAAAGGCCGAACCTGA
- the dnaB gene encoding replicative DNA helicase, whose product MVSAPLPENNDGGRRGFGQGRRDDEPNFEALPDSLPPQNLEAEEAVLGGILLDPDAIGRVADVLQPEAFYLNAHREIFRTALMLHGQGKPTDLTAMSAWLADTGALEKVGGNNRLVELVERVPSTASIEQVARLVMDKFLRRQLIRSGNEVIKLGFDQSLPMEQVLDQAEQKIFAISQEKPSKGLTPTAEILTQTFEEIESRSLGTSVAGIPVNFYDLDAMTQGLQRSDLIIVAGRPAMGKTSIALNLAKNVAQLHDMPVCLFSLEMSKEQLTYRLLSMEVGIEAGRLRTGRLQQEEWPLLGQGINSLGQLPIFIDDKPNSGVLEMRSLCRRLMAEQGKELGLVMIDYLQLMEGSGSDNRVQELSRITRGLKQMARELNVPVIALSQLSRGVEARTNKRPMLSDLRESGSIEQDADLVLMIYRDEYYNPETPDRGITEVIVTKHRNGPVGTVKLLFEPQFTRFRNLAA is encoded by the coding sequence ATGGTGAGCGCCCCCCTACCAGAGAACAACGATGGGGGGCGCCGTGGTTTTGGCCAGGGCCGCCGCGACGACGAGCCCAATTTCGAGGCTCTGCCCGATTCGCTTCCGCCCCAGAACCTTGAGGCGGAGGAAGCAGTGCTGGGCGGCATCCTGCTGGATCCCGATGCGATCGGGCGTGTTGCTGATGTGCTGCAGCCGGAAGCGTTTTATCTGAACGCCCACCGTGAGATCTTCCGCACCGCCCTGATGCTGCACGGCCAGGGCAAGCCGACGGATCTCACCGCCATGAGCGCCTGGCTGGCCGACACCGGCGCCCTCGAGAAGGTGGGTGGCAACAACCGACTGGTGGAGCTGGTGGAGCGGGTGCCGTCCACCGCCTCGATCGAGCAGGTGGCCCGGCTGGTGATGGACAAGTTCCTTCGCCGGCAGCTCATCCGCTCCGGCAACGAAGTGATCAAGCTGGGCTTTGATCAGAGTCTGCCAATGGAGCAGGTGCTGGATCAAGCTGAACAGAAGATCTTTGCCATCAGCCAGGAGAAACCTTCCAAGGGACTCACCCCCACAGCCGAGATCCTCACCCAGACCTTTGAGGAGATCGAGAGCCGCTCACTGGGCACCTCAGTAGCAGGCATCCCGGTGAACTTCTACGACCTGGATGCGATGACCCAGGGCCTGCAGCGCAGCGATTTGATCATCGTGGCGGGCCGACCAGCCATGGGCAAAACCTCGATCGCGCTGAACCTGGCCAAGAACGTGGCCCAGCTGCACGACATGCCGGTGTGCCTGTTCTCCCTGGAGATGAGCAAGGAACAGCTCACCTACCGCTTGCTCTCGATGGAAGTGGGCATCGAAGCGGGCCGGCTGCGTACCGGCCGCCTGCAACAGGAGGAATGGCCGCTGCTGGGCCAGGGCATCAACAGTCTGGGGCAACTGCCGATCTTCATCGACGACAAACCCAACTCCGGCGTGCTGGAGATGCGCTCACTCTGCCGGCGGCTGATGGCCGAACAGGGGAAGGAGCTAGGGCTGGTGATGATCGACTACCTGCAGCTGATGGAAGGCTCGGGTTCTGACAACCGTGTGCAGGAGCTGTCGCGCATCACCCGGGGCCTGAAGCAGATGGCCCGGGAACTGAACGTGCCGGTGATTGCCCTCTCCCAGCTGAGCCGGGGTGTGGAGGCACGCACCAACAAACGACCGATGCTGAGCGACCTGCGGGAATCGGGCTCAATCGAGCAGGACGCCGACCTGGTGCTGATGATCTACCGCGACGAGTACTACAACCCGGAAACTCCCGACCGCGGCATCACCGAAGTGATCGTGACCAAGCACCGCAACGGTCCGGTGGGCACGGTGAAGCTGCTGTTCGAGCCGCAGTTCACCCGCTTCCGCAACTTGGCGGCCTGA
- the gcvH gene encoding glycine cleavage system protein GcvH, translating to MAFAFPDSFRFADSHEYANADGELVRVGISAFAVDQLGDIVFVDLPDVGASLAKGTSFGSVESVKAVEDMYAPIAGEVVQRNEAVLASPEELQNDPHGEGWLLVLRPADPSELDALMTADAYGAKVNAG from the coding sequence ATGGCGTTCGCGTTCCCCGACTCTTTTCGCTTCGCTGACAGCCACGAGTACGCCAATGCCGATGGTGAGCTGGTGCGGGTGGGCATCAGTGCCTTCGCCGTTGATCAGCTGGGCGACATCGTCTTTGTGGATCTGCCAGACGTGGGCGCCAGCCTGGCGAAGGGCACCAGCTTCGGATCGGTGGAGTCGGTGAAGGCTGTGGAAGACATGTATGCACCGATTGCCGGTGAGGTGGTGCAACGCAATGAAGCGGTGCTGGCCAGTCCCGAGGAACTGCAGAACGATCCCCACGGCGAGGGCTGGTTGCTGGTGCTGCGTCCGGCGGATCCCTCTGAGCTCGATGCCTTGATGACCGCCGATGCCTACGGCGCCAAGGTCAACGCCGGCTGA